In a genomic window of Drosophila takahashii strain IR98-3 E-12201 chromosome 3L, DtakHiC1v2, whole genome shotgun sequence:
- the LOC108057449 gene encoding transmembrane protein 104 homolog translates to MPRLVNGREAAPTYSNLVGFIFIFNLIVGTGALTLPGVFARAGWMLSLIVIVLLAIVSYMTVTFIIEAMACANAIRNWQTLQALRQSRSSAENSENDDNADEVSLASGADQVGDFERVPLTIQNREFHYYQLSHKFELGEMAALFFNEFGRIMFYLCLIVYLYGDLSIYSAAVARSLRDVVCDQTNGTDANNLMYWPGDFENNTSRACWKQHTISRLSMYRVFLIGFTLIFGPFAYFNVQKTKYLQMLTAVFRWMAFTLMICISLKLLITRGAKGHPETFNVYGIPSLFGACVYSFMCHHSLPSLLAPLKHKSMVSKILSFDYIIICAFYILLAMTGIFAFERIEDLYTLDFLPYDVAYIDFWSGLLICIDYFLALFPIFTLSTSFPIVAITLKNNLQSLFLDMSQYESYGILVRLCFPLLAIIPPFCITYFTESLSSLVAFTGTYAGTGIQYIIPVFLVYFARRTCSELLGSGVVNRFQSPFKSSAWLVFVFIWSILCVCLVSINLFS, encoded by the exons ATGCCTCGCCTAGTCAATGGCCGCGAGGCCGCACCCACATACTCGAATCTG GTTGGTTTTATATTCATCTTTAATCTTATCGTTGGAACTGGAGCACTGACCCTACCAGGAGTTTTTGCCCGGGCAGGATGGATGCTTTCCCTCATCGTCATTGTGCTGCTGGCCATCGTCAGTTACATGACGGTTACCTTCATCATCGAGGCGATGGCCTGTGCAAATGCCATTCGGAATTGGCAAACCCTGCAGGCCCTGCGCCAAAGTCGAAGTTCCGCTGAGAACAGTGAGAATGACGATAATGCAGATGAGGTTTCCCTGGCCTCGGGAGCCGATCAAGTGGGCGATTTCGAGCGGGTTCCGTTGACCATCCAAAATCGGGAGTTCCACTACTACCAGCTCTCCCACAAATTCGAGCTGGGCGAAATGGCGGCGCTGTTCTTCAACGAATTCGGACGCATTATGTTCTATCTCTGTTTGATAGTCTATCTATACGGCGATCTGAGCATATATTCTGCAGCCGTGGCAAGAAGTCTGCGTGACGTAGTGTG TGATCAAACCAATGGAACGGACGCCAATAACTTGATGTATTGGCCGGGAGACTTTGAAAATAACACATCACGAGCTTGCTGGAAGCAACACACTATATCCCGCCTCAGCATGTACAGAGTGTTTTTAATTGGATTCACCCTGATCTTTGGTCCATTTGCCTATTTTAATGTACAGAAAACGAAGTACTTGCAGATGCTCACAGCGGTCTTTCGATGGATGG CTTTTACCCTCATGATCTGCATATCGCTGAAACTTTTGATCACCAGGGGAGCCAAGGGTCACCCGGAGACCTTTAACGTGTACGGTATTCCCTCGCTATTTGGCGCCTGTGTGTACTCCTTTATGTGCCACCATTCACTGCCCAGTTTGCTGGCGCCGCTCAAGCACAAGTCGATGGTTTCGAAAATCCTCTCATTCGACTATATAATCATTTGtgctttttacattttactaGCCATGACAGGTATTTTTGCCTTTGAACGAATCGAAGACCTTTACACACTGGATTTTCTGCCCTACGATGTGGCCTACATAGACTTTTGGTCAGGCCTGTTAATTTGCATTGACTACTTTCTGGCACTTTTTCCCATCTTTACGCTGTCCACCAGTTTTCCCATTGTGGCCATAACTCTCAAGAACAATCTGCAATCCCTTTTCCTGGACATGTCGCAGTATGAATCGTATGGCATTCTTGTGCGACTGTGCTTTCCACTTCTCGCTATAATTCCGCCGTTTTGTATCACCTATTTTACGGAGAGTTTGTCCAGTTTGGTGGCCTTTACTGGCACCTATGCAGGCACTGGCATCCAATACATAATCCCCGTGTTTCTTGTTTACTTTGCGAGGCGCACTTGCTCAGAACTCCTGGGCAGCGGCGTAGTCAATCGTTTTCAGAGTCCTTTCAAGTCCAGTGCCTGGctggttttcgtttttatttggtCCATTCTATGCGTCTGCTTGGTATCCATCAATTTGTTTAGTTAG
- the LOC108057435 gene encoding integrator complex subunit 15, which translates to MSLSVDSNKSLLRKGDMKLENYPTCAVEALTRLETLIASRNKQNMVMQIISEYIFLERTSKDGDVRKSQSLPISQMNLFQEFQLIIALIEYFSRPGRDATRNAIFLSLFGSHLTPQRSKLLSRLISTAVSGSVAPLLSSAGTWMQQVGCKTPLSLEVAQNIVSDFISYSRKTPEQLKQLPMVGPHFAANFMVAVADLYLNEQRSQALIPPPDALLDTITEWMTENPTLCQASQQPLVLPAGAIAMPFATPLAGLLRWVVLAPLVSNRSAYSNLHLSLLRALQQLVSSGESTALPSQDLMQIVKSLQSHCARLGESKADPETDAAYQKCMERFAQAVQIALSSKCITNQIQLLCLLESLPPHKLMKIVIEAHKK; encoded by the exons ATGTCTTTGTCGGTAGACAGCAATAAGTCCCTGCTGAGGAAGGGCGATATGAAGCTGGAGAACTACCCCACTTGTGCGGTGGAGGCACTTACTCGACTGG aaACCTTGATAGCCAGCCGAAACAAGCAGAATATGGTGATGCAGATCATATCGGAGTACATATTCCTGGAGAGAACCTCGAAAGATGGCGACGTGCGAAAGTCGCAGTCGCTGCCCATCAGCCAGATGAATCTCTTCCAGGAGTTTCAGCTGATTATAGCGCTGATTGAGTACTTTTCGCGGCCAGGAAGAGATGCCACCCGCAATGCCATATTCCTCTCCCTTTTCGGCAGCCACTTGACGCCGCAGCGTTCCAAGTTGCTGTCCCGGTTGATCAGCACAGCGGTTTCGGGATCCGTGGCCCCGCTGCTCTCCTCGGCGGGCACATGGATGCAACAGGTGGGCTGCAAGACGCCACTCAGCCTGGAGGTGGCCCAGAATATAGTCAGCGACTTCATCTCGTACTCCCGGAAGACGCCGGAGCAACTGAAGCAGCTGCCCATGGTGGGTCCGCATTTTGCGGCCAATTTCATGGTCGCCGTGGCGGATCTATATCTCAATGAGCAGCGTTCGCAGGCGCTGATCCCGCCGCCGGATGCTTTACTAGATACCATAACCGAATGGATGACGGAGAATCCGACGCTGTGCCAGGCATCGCAACAACCTTTGGTTCTTCCCGCCGGCGCCATCGCCATGCCTTTTGCAACTCCTTTGGCCGGACTCCTGCGCTGGGTGGTCCTGGCGCCCTTGGTCTCCAACCGTAGCGCCTACAGCAATCTGCATCTTTCCCTGCTGCGCGCCCTGCAGCAACTGGTCAGCAGTGGCGAGTCGACGGCTCTGCCCAGCCAGGATCTTATGCAGATCGTGAAGTCCCTGCAAAGCCACTGTGCACGGCTGGGGGAATCTAAAGCGGATCCCGAGACGGATGCTGCCTACCAGAAGTGCATGGAGCGATTCGCGCAGGCCGTGCAAATTGCCCTGAGCTCCAAGTGCATCACCAATCAGATTCAGCTGCTGTGCCTCCTCGAATCTTTGCCTCCTCACAAACTAATGAAAATCGTTATAGAAGCGCATAAGAAGTAG
- the LOC108057434 gene encoding dipeptidase 3, with amino-acid sequence MNPVPSREFLEVHPLHQHQPHCKQQCFVFTEIADIELPAEITKFGGGNEKIRCSNGGIPTYSSKKDSCSESSGERPERSRGRKILLGVGLVLVCIAMAGGIPLALQLRSSSLLEARLAFIRRLLTESPLIEGSWKPPSTMSLNSSNLFEVRQNHIGAVLWPIAVPCGAQYLDAVQLTLEGIDRAHRITAATDSMHIVESADEMEQTHIRGEVAVLMGISGGHALGTSTAVLRSIYLLGARFVSITSLECTTPWAAAAIRRPDYLVEENATNSFNEFGQTMLFEMNRLGMLVEISMLSEAAMLAVLKTAKAPVLLTNATPLSMCNSSSIASIPDHVLSLLPENGGVILLNLERCGDRTLGVREAITAINYVRKVAGVDHIGLGGAPKSYALLLAELARDRVWGNAAIKKLVGGNVMRILREIETLKNRLPLYEEWIPHESIESNSYCRYPES; translated from the exons ATGAATCCCGTACCGAGTCGCGAATTCCTGGAGGTGCATCCTCTGCACCAACATCAGCCGCACTGCAAGCAGCAATGCTTCGTGTTCACCGAGATAGCGGACATCGAGCTGCCCGCTGAGATAACCAAGTTCGGGGGTGGGAACGAGAAGATAAGGTGCTCCAACGGGGGCATACCCACCTACAGTTCCAAGAAGGACTCGTGCAGCGAATCCTCAGGCGAAAGGCCGGAGAGGTCGCGAGGTCGCAAGATTCTGCTGGGCGTGGGTCTGGTGCTTGTCTGCATCGCCATGGCCGGAGGCATTCCGTTGGCCCTTCAACTGCGCTCCTCGTCGCTCCTGGAGGCCCGACTCGCCTTCATCCGCCGCCTGCTGACGGAGTCGCCTCTGATTGAGGGCTCCTGGAAGCCACCGAGCACCATGAGCCTGAACAGCAGCAATCTGTTCGAGGTGCGACAGAATCACATTGGCGCTGTCCTCTGGCCCATTGCCGTTCCATGTGGTGCTCAGTATCTGGATGCAGTGCAGCTCACTCTGGAGGGGATTGACAGGGCCCACCGGATTACTGCCGCCACGGATTCCATGCACATTGTGGAGTCGGCCGACGAGATGGAGCAGACCCACATCCGCGGTGAGGTGGCCGTTCTCATGGGCATAAGTGGTGGCCATGCTTTGGGCACCAGCACAGCTGTCCTCCGCTCCATCTACCTGTTGGGCGCTCGATTTGTGTCCATCACGAGCCTGGAGTGCACCACTCCttgggcggcggcggccatACGAAGACCTGATTATCTCGTGGAGGAGAACGCCACGAATTCCTTCAACGAATTCGGTCAG ACAATGCTCTTTGAGATGAATCGCCTGGGAATGCTGGTGGAGATTTCGATGCTCAGCGAGGCTGCTATGCTGGCCGTCTTGAAAACCGCCAAGGCGCCTGTATTACTAACCAACGCTACACCACTTTCCATGTGCAATAGCAGCAGCATAGCTTCCATTCCCGATCATGTACTCAG TTTATTGCCTGAAAATGGTGGTGTAATCTTACTCAACCTGGAGCGCTGTGGAGATCGAACTCTAGGAGTTCGAGAGGCCATCACTGCCATAAACTATGTGCGTAAAGTGGCCGGTGTGGATCACATTGGACTAGGTGGAGCTCCGAAGAGCTATGCCCTTCTACTGGCCGAATTGGCCAGGGATCGGGTGTGGGGCAATGCGGCCATTAAGAAGCTGGTCGGTGGCAACGTGATGAGGATTCTGCGGGAGATCGAGACCCTGAAGAACCGACTGCCCCTGTACGAGGAGTGGATTCCGCACGAGTCCATCGAGAGCAATTCCTATTGTCGCTATCCGGAGTCTTAA
- the zye gene encoding LOW QUALITY PROTEIN: mucin-2 (The sequence of the model RefSeq protein was modified relative to this genomic sequence to represent the inferred CDS: substituted 1 base at 1 genomic stop codon): MVNIGHIFVWALLLVTTSATDLSDDEALNDVLSELEFDDSSPRLTRDTSLSAKHIEKIDVKCDQGGGMMVEVEFSEDFEGVIYSQGYYNDPKCNYVKGDRASRSFKFTVPYDGCGSKPSCSVCASIENILIIQDDRDIQNSFDIARKISCSRGDEREKTVYFKPFVVDMLEVISVDTPSGPVECWMEIGTGTPPNIRPIQGTLTLGTDITFTINVKHAEQAWDLNILQCYASDDMDFEARTTKRLQLSDKKGCSIKEKIFGEWRKFEAPSSLTSTYYNTLKAFRFPDRSQVYLKCDIELCNGACKRDYSCGSSRSGLCPEGSTDPQCLQDHLISPKPRPVPTSLPPTTIRIPIASTFSPRPRCYPGSSDPECQPATYLPPTTRRTPIKPRCYPGSTDPDCQPATRAPVTTVKPRCYPGSDDPECRPATYLPPTTRRTPIPTTRAPVTTSRPPTTPRPRCYPGSPDPACQPATAPTTSRPRCYPGSSDPECRPATRVTQKPTTQQPKCYPGSSDPECLNCYPGSPDPRCPKIPTTRKAGCFDGSDDPRCQPATYLPPSSRRPPTITPKPRCYPGSTDPSCPQPTTIRTPPATRPPITTSKPRCYPGSSDPECQPATYLPPTSVRTTIPTTRRPVTTSKPNCYPGSTDRRCPQEPVTTPRPRCYPGSSNPECQPATYLPPTTGRTTLPTSRPRCYPGSDDPDCQPTTISPPTTRRPITTTKPYCYPGSTDSRCPQKPPTTPKPRCYPGSPDPLCQPATYLPPSTARTTIPTTKPRCYPGSSDPSCQPPATRTPVTTSRPNCYPGSTDSRCPQKPRTTPQPKCYPGSSDPECLNCYPGSPDPRCPKIPTTKKAGCFDGSDDPRCQPATYLPPSTNRTPTIAPKPRCYPGSTDPRCPQVTQPTTRAPITTSKPRCYPGSNDPSCQPATYSPPTTRVPVTTSKPRCYPGSRDPECQPATRPPITTAKPRCYPGSSDPECQPATYLPPTSVRTTIPTTRRPLTTSKPNCYPGSTDRRCPQEPVTTPKPRCYPGSPNPEXCQPATYSPPTTRTPITTSKPNCYPGSTDSRCPQKPPTTQQPRCYPGSSDPECLNCFPGSPDPRCPKIPTTKKAGCFDGSDDPRCQPATYLPPSSRRPPTIAPKPRCYPGSTDPSCSQPTTTRTPVTTSKPRCYPGSRDPECQPATYSPPTTRKPVTTAKPNCYPGSTDRRCPQEPVTTPKPRCYPGSPNPECQPATYLPPATVRTTVPTTRTPITTSKPVCNLGSTDSRCRQTPPTTSKPRCYPGSTDPECQPATYLPPTTPRPTIPTTRPRCYPGSTDPYCQPKTYSPPTSRPVITTSKPRCYPGSSDPDCQPATYLPPTTRQTTIPTSKPRCYPGSSDPECQPPTTRTPVTTSKPNCYPGSTDSRCPQKPPTTPQPKCYPGSSDPECLNCFPGSPDPRCPKVPTTKKAGCFDGSDDPRCQPATYLPPSSRRPPTIAPKPRCYPGSTDPSCPQPTTIRTPVTTTRPRCYPGSSDPECQPATYAPPTSSSQITTLKPRCYPGSRDPECSPPTSRPPVTTSKPNCYPGSTDKRCPQEPVTTPRPRCYPGSTDPECQPATYLPPTTARPTITTTRPRCYPGSNDPICQPATYSPPTTRTPITTSKPNCYPGSTDSRCSQTTLKPICFPGSTDPECQPATYLPPTTARPTIPTTKPRCYPGSSDPFCQPPTTRSPVTTSKPNCYPGSTDSRCPQKPPTTQQPRCYPGSSDPECLNCFPGSPDPRCPKVPTTRKAGCYEGSDDPKCQPATYLPPSTYRPPTSAPKPNCYPGSTDPRCPQPTTTRTPITTQRCYPGSSDPDCEPATRAPVTTSRPRCYPGSNDPECQPATYSPPTTRTPVTTAKPNCYPGSTDRRCPQEPVTTEKPRCYPGSRDPECQPATYLPPVTVRTTIPTARPRCYPGSNDPDCTTRTPITTPKPRCYPGSNDPSCQPATYLPPTTRTPITTSKPNCYPGSTDSRCPQKPRCYPGSTDPECLPVTTQRTPIEATTPVYCYPGSIDPRCPDSGYRGTSRIPATYLPPLSDPGYDRTVRNAKTLFFNEINHLALTDNNVFELDDDESEPSRVKRELKNFSEEDDDLLSKRIMKREFNELPSEQEVISLTLGVRTGISVK; the protein is encoded by the exons ATGGTCAACATCGGCCACATTTTCGTGTGGGCCTTGCTCTTG GTCACCACATCGGCCACTGATCTGAGCGATGATGAGGCGCTCAATGATGTTTTAAGCGAACTTGAGTTTGACGACTCTTCGCCCAGATTAACTCGCGACACATCTCTGTCGGCCAAGCACATCGAGAAGATCGATGTGAAATGCGATCAAGGTGGTGGTATGATGGTCGAGGTGGAGTTCTCCGAGGACTTCGAGGGAGTCATCTACAGTCAGGGATATTACAACGACCCCAAGTGCAA ctacgTGAAGGGCGACCGAGCGAGTCGCAGTTTCAAATTCACAGTGCCATACGATGGATGCGGCAGCAAACCCTCGTGCTCCGTGTGCGCCTCAATCGAGAACATCCTGATTATCCAGGATGACAGGGATATTCAAAACAGCTTCGATATTGCACGGAAAATCTCGTGCAGTCGAGGCGATGAACGTGAGAAGACTGTTTACTTCAAGCCATTTGTGGTGGACATGCTCGAGGTTATTTCCGTGGATACACCCAGCGGTCCTGTGGAGTGCTGGATGGAGATCGGCACAGGAACGCCGCCCAATATCAGACCCATCCAGGGCACTCTTACCCTGGGAACCGACATAACGTTCACCATTAACGTAAAGCACGCAGAACAGGCGTGGGACTTGAACATACTCCAATGCTATGCCTCAGATGACATGGACTTTGAGGCCAGAACCACGAAGAGATTGCAGCTCTCGGACAAAAAGGGCTGCTCGATAAAGGAGAAAATATTCGGGGAGTGGCGAAAGTTCGAGGCGCCCTCCAGTCTAACATCCACCTACTACAACACACTCAAGGCCTTCAGATTCCCCGACCGATCTCAGGTGTATTTGAAGTGTGACATTGAACTCTGCAATGGAGCGTGCAAGAGGGACTATTCCTGCGGTAGTTCCAGGTCAGGCTTATGTCCCGAGGGCTCAACTGATCCCCAGTGTCTGCAGGATCATCTAATCTCACCAAAGCCACGTCCAGTGCCTACTTCCCTGCCACCCACAACAATAAGGATACCAATTGCCTCAACCTTTTCACCACGGCCACGTTGCTACCCTGGATCAAGTGATCCGGAGTGTCAACCAGCTACTTACCTTCCACCAACAACTAGAAGGACTCCGATCAAGCCACGTTGTTATCCGGGATCAACTGATCCCGATTGTCAACCAGCAACTAGAGCACCTGTTACCACGGTGAAGCCAAGATGTTATCCAGGATCCGACGATCCCGAATGTCGGCCGGCCACTTACCTTCCTCCAACCACAAGGAGAACTCCAATTCCAACCACCAGGGCGCCAGTAACCACATCAAGACCCCCAACGACTCCGAGACCCAGATGTTATCCTGGATCACCAGATCCTGCCTGTCAGCCTGCAACTGCGCCGACTACTTCAAGGCCAAGGTGTTATCCGGGGTCCTCTGATCCAGAATGTAGGCCAGCAACGCGTGTTACTCAAAAGCCAACTACTCAGCAGCCAAAGTGCTATCCCGGCTCATCGGATCCAGAGTGCCTGAATTGCTATCCTGGTTCGCCAGATCCAAGGTGTCCCAAGATTCCTACTACCAGGAAGGCAGGATGCTTTGATGGCTCGGATGATCCGAGATGTCAACCGGCCACCTATTTACCTCCTTCATCTCGTCGTCCCCCGACAATTACACCGAAACCGAGGTGCTATCCAGGATCAACAGACCCCAGTTGTCCGCAACCGACCACAATAAGGACACCA CCTGCCACAAGGCCACCAATTACCACCTCCAAGCCACGATGCTACCCAGGATCTTCAGATCCTGAGTGTCAACCAGCCACTTACTTGCCACCAACATCTGTTAGAACCACAATTCCCACGACCAGAAGGCCTGTGACTACGTCTAAGCCAAATTGTTATCCGGGCTCAACAGATAGACGGTGCCCACAGGAACCAGTGACGACACCAAGGCCTAGATGCTATCCTGGCTCATCAAATCCTGAATGTCAGCCAGCTACTTACCTGCCACCAACTACGGGAAGAACAACGCTTCCGACTTCCCGGCCAAGATGCTATCCAGGTTCGGATGATCCTGATTGCCAACCAACAACGATCTCTCCTCCGACCACTCGAAGGCCTATAACTACTACTAAGCCATACTGCTATCCGGGCTCCACTGACAGTCGCTGCCCACAGAAACCGCCAACGACTCCAAAGCCAAGATGTTACCCGGGATCTCCAGATCCCCTTTGTCAACCAGCTACTTATCTCCCTCCTTCAACGGCAAGGACAACGATTCCCACGACTAAGCCAAGGTGTTATCCTGGTTCAAGTGACCCTTCTTGCCAGCCACCAGCAACGAGAACGCCAGTCACTACATCAAGACCGAATTGTTATCCTGGCTCCACCGACAGTCGTTGTCCACAAAAGCCACGCACTACTCCGCAGCCAAAGTGCTATCCCGGCTCATCGGATCCGGAGTGTCTCAATTGCTATCCCGGTTCTCCAGATCCAAGATGTCCCAAGATTCCAACCACCAAGAAAGCGGGATGCTTTGATGGTTCGGATGATCCAAGATGTCAGCCAGCCACTTACCTACCGCCATCTACTAATCGCACTCCCACAATTGCACCCAAACCAAGGTGCTACCCGGGCTCAACGGATCCACGATGCCCACAAGTAACTCAGCCAACAACAAGGGCACCAATTACCACCTCCAAGCCACGATGCTATCCAGGGTCTAACGATCCTTCATGTCAGCCGGCTACCTACTCGCCTCCTACTACAAGAGTACCTGTAACCACATCTAAACCAAGATGCTATCCAGGCTCAAGGGACCCTGAATGTCAGCCTGCCACAAGGCCACCAATTACCACCGCCAAGCCACGATGCTACCCGGGATCTTCTGATCCTGAGTGTCAGCCAGCCACTTACTTGCCACCAACATCTGTTAGGACAACAATTCCCACCACCAGAAGGCCTTTGACTACGTCCAAACCTAATTGTTATCCGGGCTCAACAGATAGACGCTGTCCACAGGAACCAGTAACGACTCCGAAGCCTAGATGTTACCCTGGCTCACCAAATCCTGAAT AATGTCAGCCAGCTACTTACTCCCCTCCCACAACCAGAACACCTATTACGACATCAAAGCCAAATTGTTATCCTGGCTCCACCGATAGTCGTTGTCCACAAAAGCCACCTACTACTCAGCAGCCAAGGTGTTATCCCGGCTCATCGGATCCAGAGTGCCTGAACTGCTTCCCTGGCTCGCCAGATCCAAGATGTCCCAAGATTCCAACCACTAAGAAGGCAGGATGTTTCGATGGTTCAGATGATCCGAGATGTCAGCCTGCCACCTACTTACCTCCTTCATCTCGTCGACCACCCACAATCGCTCCTAAGCCCAGATGTTACCCAGGATCAACAGATCCGAGTTGTTCGCAACCAACCACAACAAGGACACCTGTAACTACATCGAAGCCTAGGTGCTATCCGGGATCTCGTGACCCAGAATGTCAGCCGGCTACCTACTCTCCTCCGACTACCAGGAAGCCTGTAACTACAGCCAAACCAAATTGTTATCCCGGTTCCACAGATAGGCGTTGCCCACAGGAACCAGTGACGACACCGAAGCCCAGATGTTATCCTGGATCACCCAACCCCGAGTGTCAGCCAGCTACTTACCTCCCACCAGCAACAGTCAGAACAACGGTTCCAACAACGAGAACGCCTATAACTACATCCAAGCCGGTTTGTAATCTAGGTTCAACGGACAGTCGTTGCCGCCAGACACCGCCGACGACTTCAAAACCAAGATGCTATCCCGGATCTACAGATCCTGAATGCCAGCCTGCCACGTATCTTCCTCCCACAACTCCAAGGCCGACTATTCCCACAACCAGGCCAAGATGTTATCCCGGATCAACGGACCCCTATTGCCAACCGAAAACTTATTCCCCACCGACATCAAGACCAGTTATAACCACGTCGAAGCCCAGATGTTATCCAGGCTCCTCGGATCCTGATTGTCAACCAGCCACTTATCTGCCACCTACAACCAGACAAACCACGATTCCCACTTCGAAGCCAAGGTGCTATCCAGGATCTAGTGACCCAGAATGTCAGCCTCCCACAACCAGAACTCCTGTGACTACCTCCAAGCCCAATTGTTATCCTGGCTCCACCGACAGTCGCTGTCCTCAGAAACCTCCTACTACTCCGCAACCAAAGTGCTATCCCGGCTCATCGGATCCAGAGTGCCTGAACTGCTTCCCTGGTTCGCCAGATCCAAGGTGTCCGAAGGTACCAACCACTAAGAAGGCAGGATGCTTTGATGGTTCAGATGATCCGAGATGTCAGCCTGCCACCTACTTACCTCCTTCATCTCGTCGACCACCCACCATCGCTCCTAAGCCCAGATGTTATCCAGGATCAACAGACCCCAGTTGTCCGCAACCGACCACAATAAGGACACCAGTAACAACGACTAGGCCTAGGTGCTATCCAGGATCCAGTGACCCCGAATGTCAGCCAGCAACTTACGCGCCACCGACTTCGAGTTCGCAAATTACTACTTTGAAGCCCAGGTGTTATCCTGGTTCAAGGGATCCTGAATGTTCGCCCCCAACTTCAAGGCCTCCTGTGACAACCTCCAAGCCAAATTGTTATCCAGGCTCAACGGATAAACGCTGTCCTCAGGAACCAGTAACGACACCTAGGCCCAGATGTTACCCCGGCTCTACGGATCCTGAATGTCAGCCCGCTACTTATCTGCCACCTACAACCGCACGCCCAACAATTACCACAACTAGGCCAAGGTGTTATCCGGGCTCTAATGATCCTATTTGTCAGCCAGCAACATATTCGCCACCAACAACTCGAACGCCTATAACTACGTCGAAGCCAAATTGTTATCCGGGATCAACAGATAGTCGTTGTTCCCAAACGACACTGAAACCAATATGCTTCCCGGGATCAACAGATCCCGAATGCCAACCGGCAACGTATCTTCCTCCGACCACTGCAAGGCCGACCATTCCAACGACCAAGCCAAGGTGTTATCCCGGATCAAGCGATCCCTTCTGCCAGCCACCTACAACCAGATCGCCTGTGACTACATCCAAGCCGAATTGCTATCCAGGCTCCACCGATAGTCGCTGTCCACAGAAGCCTCCTACTACTCAGCAGCCAAGGTGCTATCCCGGCTCATCGGATCCAGAGTGCCTGAATTGTTTCCCAGGCTCTCCAGATCCGAGATGTCCGAAGGTTCCGACCACCAGGAAGGCAGGATGCTACGAGGGTTCCGATGATCCGAAGTGTCAGCCTGCCACTTACTTGCCACCGTCAACATATCGACCGCCCACAAGTGCTCCTAAGCCGAATTGCTATCCAGGATCAACAGATCCGAGGTGTCCGCAGCCGACAACTACAAGAACTCCGATTACCACGCAGAGATGCTATCCGGGATCTTCTGATCCTGATTGCGAGCCCGCAACACGAGCACCAGTGACCACTTCAAGGCCGAGATGTTATCCCGGATCTAATGATCCAGAGTGTCAGCCGGCGACCTACTCACCTCCGACCACGAGGACTCCGGTCACCACTGCCAAGCCAAACTGTTATCCGGGATCTACGGATAGACGTTGTCCACAGGAGCCTGTAACTACAGAGAAACCTAGATGTTACCCTGGCTCGAGGGACCCTGAATGTCAACCGGCTACTTACCTCCCACCAGTAACTGTACGAACAACGATTCCTACGGCTAGGCCAAGATGTTATCCGGGCTCCAATGATCCTGACTGCACGACAAGAACTCCTATCACTACACCCAAGCCACGTTGCTATCCGGGATCGAATGATCCTTCCTGCCAGCCCGCTACTTACCTTCCGCCAACGACGAGAACTCCTATTACCACTTCCAAACCCAACTGTTATCCGGGATCTACGGATAGTCGGTGTCCCCAGAAACCAAGATGCTATCCAGGATCAACGGATCCTGAGTGTCTGCCGGTGACAACTCAAAGAACCCCGATCGAAGCAACCACTCCGGTCTATTGCTATCCGGGATCCATCGATCCTCGTTGCCCCGACTCCGGATACAGGGGCACCAGCCGAATTCCTGCCACATATCTGCCGCCCCTGAGTGATCCCGGCTACGATAGGACTGTTCGGAATGCAAAGACGCTGTTCTTCAACGAAATCAATCACTTGGCACTCACCGATAATAATGTCTTTGAGCTGGACGACGATGAAAGCGAACCGTCGAGGGTGAAGCGCGAGTTGAAGAACTTCAGCGAAGAGGACGATGACCTCCTCTCGAAGAGAATCATGAAGCGCGAGTTCAACGAGCTGCCTTCAGAGCAAGAAGTGATTTCCCTGACCCTCGGAGTGAGAACTGGCATCAGTGTTAAGTAG